A region from the Vicia villosa cultivar HV-30 ecotype Madison, WI linkage group LG3, Vvil1.0, whole genome shotgun sequence genome encodes:
- the LOC131657122 gene encoding uncharacterized protein LOC131657122 yields MSPSEPRLQLLDCANKNQTSKPMNSRRSDTDDTYKRKKGMICQLPWDVLDEITQTLDFEDLFQFSGVCKNWRTFHKSNFLSSQEPLLVEIWYSRYPRWGPKCFNSLSNKKVYNLDKIMNERYKITPTYITYSSGYFVILEDKFTFQLHNPFTRTKKVSINLEIMPGLLIPHQ; encoded by the exons ATGTCTCCTTCAGAGCCCCGGCTGCAGCTACTCGACTGCGCAAATAAAAATCAGACTTCAAAACCAATG AATTCTCGAAGATCTGATACTGATGATACATACAAAAGGAAAAAGGGGATGATCTGTCAACTTCCTTGGGATGTGCTCGACGAGATTACCCAAACATTAGATTTTGAGGACCTCTTTCAGTTTTCAGGTGTCTGCAAAAATTGGAGGACCTTTCACAAATCAAATTTTTTGTCATCTCAAGAACCATTACTTGTTGAGATTTGGTATTCTCGTTATCCTCGCTGGGGACCAAAATGCTTTAATAGCCTATCCAATAAAAAAGTTTATAACTTGGACAAGATAATGAACGAGAGATACAAAATAACCCCAACCTATATTACCTATTCCAGTGGATATTTTGTTATTCTAGAGGATAAATTTACATTTCAGCTACACAATCCATTCACAAGGACAAAGAAG GTGTCTATCAATCTCGAAATAATGCCTGGGTTGCTTATTCCACACCAGTAA